The Curtobacterium poinsettiae DNA segment CCGTAGGCGGCGAAGAACCCGACGACCGCGATGAGGCCCGTCCACGGGCCGGTCTTCCGGAACGCCTCCGGCAGCATGGTGTCGGCGAGCATCGCCAGGATCGCTCCGGCGGCGACCGCGGTCACGGCGCTCTGCACGCCGGCGGGTGCCTGCCCGAGGATGGCGTACCCGCCGAGCGCCGACAGGGCGCAGGCGAGGGCGATGGCCCCCCACACCGTGAAGACGTAGCGGGCACCGCGGCCGTTCGCCTTCATGTCCGAGGTGCTCGACAGCCCCTCCGGCAGGTTCGAGATGATGACGGCCGCGACGACCGCGATGGACAGCGACCCACCGGCGGCGAGTCCGACGCCCTGCACCGCCGTCTCCGGGATGCCGTCGAGCAACGCGCCGAGGGCGATGCCGAGTCCCGTGCCCGAGCCGGGTGACCCGGCTCCGCTGCGCTTCTTGCGCGCACCGCGCCGTTCCAGCAGGACGTCGAGGCCGACGTAGACCACCGCTCCACCCAGGAACCCGGCCATCGCCGTCCAGAAGGTGCCGGACCGGGTGGCCTCGGCGACCAGGTCGAAGGAGAGCGCGGAGATGAGGACGCCGGCGCCGAAGGCGGTGATCGTGGCGACCACGGTGCGCGGCACGCGGACGAACCAGGCGATCGCGGCGCCGACGACGAGGGCGAGACCGGAAGCCAGGCCGGCCCCGGATGCCAGGAGGAGGGGATGCACGGGTCGAGTGTAGGAACCGGACGATGCGGACGCGCCAAGGTCGCCCGGACACGATTGCGTGCCCATGGTGAGCAGAAGACGTCGGGCGCCCTGGGGCGACCCGACGTCTTCTGCGCACTCGGTGCAGCGTGGTGTGACCTAGCGGCGCGACGCCTTCACGGGGACGGTGAAGATGTTGCCGGTGGTGACGCCCTCTTCGACCTCTTCGAGGGTGCGACCGCGGCTCTCCGGCACGAACTTCCAGATGAAGAGCAGCGCCAGCAGCCCGACGACCCCGAAGCCGAAGAAGGTCCCGGTGATGCCGGTCGCGGCGACGATCGTCGGGAAGTACAGCCCGAGGAACGCGTTGGCGATCCAGAGGCAGAACACCGAGATGCCCATGCCGAGCGCACGGATCTGGGTCGGGAAGATCTCGGACAGCACGACCCACACGGCGATGTTGAGGAAGGTCTGCATCGAGCCGACGAACGCGACGACCAGGAACAGGATGACCCACGGGCGGGCCGGGTTGCCGTCCGGCAGCGCCACCGAGGCGATGCCGATGAGGAAGTGGCAGACGGTCGTCAGCGAGAACCCGATGATCAGGGTCGTGCGGCGGTTGATCTTCTCCATGTTGGAGATGGCGATGATGCCACCGATCACGGCGATGACGCCGGGCGCGATGTTGGCAATGAGCGCTGCCGACTGCTCGAAGCCCGACTCGATCAGCACGGTCTGGCCGTAGTACATGATCGAGTTGATGCCGGTGAGCTGCTGCGCGACCCCGAGCCCGGCACCGATGAGCACGATGCGGATGAGCCACTTGTTGCCGAGCAGGGTGCGCCAGCCGCTGACCTTCTGCAGCTTCGCCTCGAGGTCGTTGGTGCGCTTGATGTCGTCGAGCTCGGCGTTCGCCCGCTCCGTCGTGCGGATCTGCCCGAGGACCGAGAGTGCCTCGTCGTTGCGCCCCTTCGACGCGAGCCAGCGCGGCGACTCCGGCACGCGGAGCATGCCGACGAACAGCGCGATCGCGGGGAGCGCACAGACGGCCAGCATGACGCGCCACACGCCGTTGCCCTCACCCCACACGGTGCCGATGAAGGCGTTGACCACGAACGCAGCGAGCTGGCCGATCACGATCATGAGCTCGTTGCGGCCGGACAACGACCCGCGGATCTCGTACGGTGCGAGTTCGGCGAGGAACACCGGCACCACCGTGGAGGCGCCACCCACCGCGAGCCCGAGGAGCACACGACCGACGACGATGACCTCGAACGTCGGCGCGACCACGCAGATCAGCGTGCCGACGAAGAACGTGACGGCCAGCAGGATGATGGTCTTGCGGCGACCCCAGCCGTCGGCGATGCGGCCGCCGAGCATGGCACCGATCGCGGCGCCGAAGAGCAACGAGCTGGTGACCACGCCCTCGGTGAAGTTCGTGAGGCCGAGCTCCGCCTTCATCGGGTTCAGGGCACCGTTGATGACACCGGTGTCGTACCCGAAGAGCAACCCGCCGAACGTGGCGACGAGGGCCAGCACGCCGAGTCGTCGGCGGTGCGGACCGGTCCCCAACGGGGGCAGTGCGACAGTCGGGGCTGTCGGTTTGATGTCGACCATTCGGTGACTCCTTCGTCGGTGATCGCGCTTCATCGCGTGGACCGATCGTAACCCGATTCCATGTCCTGTCAATTGGACATTCTGTCGTCAGGTCGTTTGGATCGGTCCACATAACGCCTGATGAGGAGGGGAGCGGTCCAATGCGCGGGTCGGGCCTAGCGCTCGTCGTCGACGGGGCCCTCGCCCAGGACGTCCCCCAACGAGGCCATGTCGGCGCCGTGGTCGGTGTAGCGGCGTACGGTCCGGCGGGCGGCGGCACTCGCGGCACCGGCCAGGGCGGGGTTGCGTCGGGCAGCGTCGGCGACGCGGCCGGCGTGCCCCGCGGTGGAGAGCAGCACGTTGGCCAGGGCTCGGGCGTCGCCGCGCTCGGGGACCCCGGTCACGGTCCACGCCGTGCGGACCTGCGCATCGGGGGTGACGCCGCGACGGGTGCCCATCCGGTGCCAGTCCGACAGGACGCCTTCGGTGCGCGAGGCCGCGCGGTCCGCCTCGCCTGCACGTCGGCGCGCGGCGTCGCGGGCGTCGGACTCGCCGCCCGTGCCCTCGACCGTGTCGTACCGGTCGGTGAGCCCGTCGGCCCGGCGCCGGACACTGTCGGCCCGTTCACGCGCTGCGACGTCGTCACCACCGGCCGCTGCGATGCGGGCGGCGTGCGCGGCGGCAGCCGCGGCGAGGATCTCCGAACGCTCCATGCCCTCGACCGTAGCCGCTCCGACCGACACCGTCGGACCGTCCGGCGCGGTGGCGGGGCGCGGGGGTGGGCGCGTTTCGCGCTGGGCGACACCTCTC contains these protein-coding regions:
- a CDS encoding ZIP family metal transporter; protein product: MHPLLLASGAGLASGLALVVGAAIAWFVRVPRTVVATITAFGAGVLISALSFDLVAEATRSGTFWTAMAGFLGGAVVYVGLDVLLERRGARKKRSGAGSPGSGTGLGIALGALLDGIPETAVQGVGLAAGGSLSIAVVAAVIISNLPEGLSSTSDMKANGRGARYVFTVWGAIALACALSALGGYAILGQAPAGVQSAVTAVAAGAILAMLADTMLPEAFRKTGPWTGLIAVVGFFAAYGIHVVGG
- a CDS encoding sugar porter family MFS transporter translates to MVDIKPTAPTVALPPLGTGPHRRRLGVLALVATFGGLLFGYDTGVINGALNPMKAELGLTNFTEGVVTSSLLFGAAIGAMLGGRIADGWGRRKTIILLAVTFFVGTLICVVAPTFEVIVVGRVLLGLAVGGASTVVPVFLAELAPYEIRGSLSGRNELMIVIGQLAAFVVNAFIGTVWGEGNGVWRVMLAVCALPAIALFVGMLRVPESPRWLASKGRNDEALSVLGQIRTTERANAELDDIKRTNDLEAKLQKVSGWRTLLGNKWLIRIVLIGAGLGVAQQLTGINSIMYYGQTVLIESGFEQSAALIANIAPGVIAVIGGIIAISNMEKINRRTTLIIGFSLTTVCHFLIGIASVALPDGNPARPWVILFLVVAFVGSMQTFLNIAVWVVLSEIFPTQIRALGMGISVFCLWIANAFLGLYFPTIVAATGITGTFFGFGVVGLLALLFIWKFVPESRGRTLEEVEEGVTTGNIFTVPVKASRR